A window of the Scophthalmus maximus strain ysfricsl-2021 chromosome 8, ASM2237912v1, whole genome shotgun sequence genome harbors these coding sequences:
- the LOC118312786 gene encoding apoptosis-stimulating of p53 protein 2-like isoform X12, giving the protein MRHGGRTVDMMPMFLTVYLSNNDQHVSEVPVTPETLCRDVVELCKEPGEAECYLAEMWRDSERVVGEAERMMEVLQRWGQQRGEVRYLLHHQRAPGREAGGSRDADPMMKKNQGKSERRLENGVCCLDVTLSDLQDLATRQQQQISVQQQLLASREQRLRHLKLQDQRQQQQDASEQERLRQLRENAHNQEAKLRRVRALRGQVEQKRLSNSKLVEEIEQMTGLFQQKQRELLAAVARVEELSDQLEELRSNRTEPPPPPPPPHHHHKTPPSTAELERLWKELQLRNKLNQDQGARLQQQRDGLNKRNLEVAAMDRRLAELRQRLWKKKAALQQKENLPVASDGGAPQLGVGSRVAAVGPYIQLSSVTRPQEPPMKAAYPDGTATLPMPDSSLKPPPRPVKPASGFISSKINKLSDWNSGALPESRGGHGHASTLPRMSSLSRRYSGGETLTDQTGPPVSDILPPVPSRTSHTSENLLRDNQASGKGLSKTAAPPPVPSKPKPYSSSGPPTFSKSTYSTGTFPGKARPVGGHLRALGVLSSHCNTLPLPNKQETPPAATVRPYTPDLSEGPLPVLQKPQTVAASSIYSMYTQQATLGKGYQPGGQGTLPRTQPRVYGKPVLPASGGQQQSVASDITALNSGSNVSNEADNSCLGNGEGVSGETAERATPRPLSPTKLLPFLSNPHRNPSDADLEALRRRLHHAPRPLKKRSSITEPEGPAGPNIQKLLYQKTTLAAMETIPMETVGPGGTYIQPGVHEDRMGGMDVTSRVDDDTGAGYIQLFAESPEDSLTPPPLLPRSPISDPASCRSLCPPLEDKEEEEEGGCPALVHHFLEEFPPYPPPPYPSCEEAEQGDDALQPPEVTGQVTAPPGKRSILRKVNSERINHGLRVKFNPLALLLDSSLEGEYDLVQRVIYDVDDPSMPNDEGITALHNAVCAGHTEIVKFLVQFGVNVNAADSDGWTPLHCAASCNNVQVCKFLVESGAAVFATTYSDLQTAADKCEEMEEGYAQCSQFLYGVQEKMGVMNRGVVYALWDYEPQGGDELGFGEGDCMTVLRREDEVETDWWWARCGDHEGYIPRNLLGLYLRIKPRQRSLA; this is encoded by the exons ATGTTCCTCACCGTGTACCTCAGCAACAACGACCAGCACGTCAGCGAGGTTCCTGTCACGCCGGAGACGCTGTGCAGGGACGTGGTGGAGCTGTGCAAGGAGCCCGGCGAGGCCGAGTGCTACCTGGCTGAGATGTGGAGGGACTCAG AGCGTGTGGTTGGGGAAGCGGAGCGGATGATGGAGGTGTTGCAGCGGTGGGGGCAGCAGAGGGGGGAGGTCCGTTACCTGCTGCACCATCAGAGAGCTCCGGGCCGGGAGGCAG GAGGATCCCGAGATGCAGATCcgatgatgaagaagaaccaGGGGAAATCTGAGAGACGTCTGGAGAACGGG gtctGTTGTCTGGACGTGACACTGAGTGACCTGCAGGATCTGGCCActcgacagcagcagcagatcagcgtccagcagcagcttctggCCTCCAgg GAGCAGCGGCTGCGACACCTGAAGCTGCAGgaccagcggcagcagcagcaggatgcgTCAGAGCAGGAGCGACTGCGGCAGCTCAGAGAGAACGCTCACAACCAGGAGGCCAAACTGCGGCGGGTCCGGGCCCTCAGGGGCCAGGTGGAGCAGAAGCGCCTCAGCAACAGTAAACTGG tggagGAGATCGAGCAGATGACCGGCCTGTTCcagcagaagcagagggagCTGCTGGCGGCGGTGGCGAgggtggaggagctgagcgaccagctggaggagctgcggaGCAACAGGAcggagcctcctcctccacctcctcctcctcaccaccaccacaagaCCCCGCCCTCCACCGCAGAGCTGGAGCGACTCTGGAAAGAGCTGCAG ctgagGAACAAGCTGAACCAGGACCAGGGCgccaggctgcagcagcagagagacggtCTGAACAAGAGGAACCTGGAGGTGGCGGCGATGGACCGGCGGCTGGCTGAGCTCCGGCAGCGGCTCTGGAAGAAGAAGGCCGCCCTGCAGCAGAAGGAGAACCTGCCG GTGGCCTCGGATGGCGGCGCCCCTCAGCTTGGCGTGGGCTCCAGGGTGGCGGCGGTGGGGCCGTACATTCAGTTGTCCTCCGTGACGAGACCTCAGGAGCCTCCTATGAAGGCGGCGTACCCAGACGGCACGGCCACTCTGCCGATGCCCGACTCGTCCCTGAAGCCGCCACCCCGACCCGTCAAACCGGCCTCAG GTTTCATCTCCTCAAAGATAAACAAACTCTCCGACTGGAACTCTGGAGCACTTCCTGAATCCAGAGGAGGTCACGGCCACGCCTCCACCCTGCCTCGCATGTCCAGCCTCAGCCGCCGCTACTCAG GTGGTGAGACCCTCACAGACCAGACGGGCCCTCCAGTGTCCGACATCCTGCCTCCTGTCCCGTCACGGACCAGTCACACCTCTGAAAACCTGCTCAGGGACAATCag GCCTCTGGTAAAGGTCTGTCCAAGACGGCGGCGCCACCTCCAGTTCCCAGTAAGCCCAAACCGTATTCCTCGTCCGGCCCACCAACCTTCTCCAAGTCCACTTACAGCACCGGGACCTTCCCTGGTAAGGCCCGGCCGGTCGGGGGCCACCTCCGGGCTCTGGGCGTCCTCTCTAGCCACTGCAACACGCTCCCCCTGCCCAACAAGCAGGAGACCCCTCCGGCCGCCACCGTCCGCCCGTACACCCCTGACCTCTCGGAAGGCCCCCTTCCGGTGCTGCAGAAGCCCCAGACTGTGGCGGCTTCATCCATCTACTCCATGTACACCCAGCAGGCCACGCTGGGGAAGGGCTACCAGCCAGGGGGCCAGGGCACGCTACCCCGCACTCAGCCCCGAG TGTACGGGAAACCGGTCCTCCCAGCCAGCGGGGGGCAGCAGCAGTCTGTCGCCTCAGACATCACTGCCCTGAATTCTGGGTCCAATGTGTCCAACGAGGCTGACAACAGTTGCCTGGGTAACGGCGAAGGTGTCAGTGGAGAGACGGCAGAGCGTGCCACGCCTCGACCGCTCAGCCCCACCAAGCTCCTCCCCTTCCTGTCCAACCCTCACAGGAACCCCAGCGACGCCGACCTGGAGGCCCTGCGCCGCCGGCTGCACCACGCCCCCCGGCCCCTGAAGAAGCGAAGCTCCATCACAGAGCCCGAGGGCCCGGCTGGACCCAACATCCAGAAGCTGCTCTACCAGAAGACCACTCTAGCTGCCATGGAAACCATCCCCATGGAGACAGTCGGTCCAGGAGGGACCTACATTCAGCCCGGAGTTCACGAGGACAGGATGGGCGGCATGGATGTAACATCCAGGGTCGACGACGACACGGGAGCTGGCTACATCCAGCTGTTCGCCGAGAGCCCAGAggactctctgactccgcccccccTGCTGCCGCGCTCACCCATCTCTGACCCCGCCTCCTGCCGCTCCCTGTGCCCCCCtctggaggacaaggaggaggaggaggaagggggttgTCCGGCCTTAGTCCATCACTTTCTAGAGGAGTTCCCTCCTTACCCGCCCCCACCGTACCCCAGCTGTGAGGAGGCGGAGCAGGGAGACGACGCTCTTCAGCCGCCGGAGGTGACGGGGCAGGTCACAGCGCCGCCG GGTAAGAGGTCGATCCTCCGCAAAGTCAACTCGGAGCGGATCAACCACGGCCTGCGGGTCAAGTTCAACCCTCTGGCCCTCCTGCTGGACTCTTCTCTGGAGGGCGAGTACGACCTTGTGCAGAGGGTCATCTATGAC GTGGACGACCCCAGCATGCCGAACGACGAGGGCATCACTGCGCTGCACAACGCTGTCTGCGCCGGCCACACGGAGATCGTCAAGTTTCTGGTTCAGTTTGGCGTCAACGTCAACGCTGCCGACAGTGACGGCTG GACTCCGCTTCACTGCGCCGCCTCTTGTAACAACGTTCAGGTCTGTAAGTTCCTGGTGGAGTCGGGGGCGGCCGTGTTCGCCACCACCTACAGTGACTTGCAAACCGCTGCCGACAAATGTGAAGAAATGGAGGAGGGCTACGCACAGTGCTCCCAATTCCTCTACG GAGTTCAGGAGAAGATGGGCGTGATGAACCGCGGCGTGGTGTACGCCCTGTGGGACTACGAGCCTCAGGGCGGCGACGAGCTCGGCTTCGGCGAGGGCGACTGCATGACGGTGCTGAGGCgggaggatgaggtggagaCGGACTGGTGGTGGGCGCGATGTGGCGACCACGAGGGCTACATCCCCCGCAACCTGCTGGGG
- the LOC118312786 gene encoding apoptosis-stimulating of p53 protein 2-like isoform X10, with protein MMKKNQGKSERRLENGVCCLDVTLSDLQDLATRQQQQISVQQQLLASREQRLRHLKLQDQRQQQQDASEQERLRQLRENAHNQEAKLRRVRALRGQVEQKRLSNSKLGQCDGVEEIEQMTGLFQQKQRELLAAVARVEELSDQLEELRSNRTEPPPPPPPPHHHHKTPPSTAELERLWKELQLRNKLNQDQGARLQQQRDGLNKRNLEVAAMDRRLAELRQRLWKKKAALQQKENLPVASDGGAPQLGVGSRVAAVGPYIQLSSVTRPQEPPMKAAYPDGTATLPMPDSSLKPPPRPVKPASGFISSKINKLSDWNSGALPESRGGHGHASTLPRMSSLSRRYSGGETLTDQTGPPVSDILPPVPSRTSHTSENLLRDNQASGKGLSKTAAPPPVPSKPKPYSSSGPPTFSKSTYSTGTFPGKARPVGGHLRALGVLSSHCNTLPLPNKQETPPAATVRPYTPDLSEGPLPVLQKPQTVAASSIYSMYTQQATLGKGYQPGGQGTLPRTQPRVYGKPVLPASGGQQQSVASDITALNSGSNVSNEADNSCLGNGEGVSGETAERATPRPLSPTKLLPFLSNPHRNPSDADLEALRRRLHHAPRPLKKRSSITEPEGPAGPNIQKLLYQKTTLAAMETIPMETVGPGGTYIQPGVHEDRMGGMDVTSRVDDDTGAGYIQLFAESPEDSLTPPPLLPRSPISDPASCRSLCPPLEDKEEEEEGGCPALVHHFLEEFPPYPPPPYPSCEEAEQGDDALQPPEVTGQVTAPPGKRSILRKVNSERINHGLRVKFNPLALLLDSSLEGEYDLVQRVIYDISAMEVVDDPSMPNDEGITALHNAVCAGHTEIVKFLVQFGVNVNAADSDGWTPLHCAASCNNVQVCKFLVESGAAVFATTYSDLQTAADKCEEMEEGYAQCSQFLYGVQEKMGVMNRGVVYALWDYEPQGGDELGFGEGDCMTVLRREDEVETDWWWARCGDHEGYIPRNLLGLYLRIKPRQRSLA; from the exons atgatgaagaagaaccaGGGGAAATCTGAGAGACGTCTGGAGAACGGG gtctGTTGTCTGGACGTGACACTGAGTGACCTGCAGGATCTGGCCActcgacagcagcagcagatcagcgtccagcagcagcttctggCCTCCAgg GAGCAGCGGCTGCGACACCTGAAGCTGCAGgaccagcggcagcagcagcaggatgcgTCAGAGCAGGAGCGACTGCGGCAGCTCAGAGAGAACGCTCACAACCAGGAGGCCAAACTGCGGCGGGTCCGGGCCCTCAGGGGCCAGGTGGAGCAGAAGCGCCTCAGCAACAGTAAACTGGGTCAGTGTGACGGAg tggagGAGATCGAGCAGATGACCGGCCTGTTCcagcagaagcagagggagCTGCTGGCGGCGGTGGCGAgggtggaggagctgagcgaccagctggaggagctgcggaGCAACAGGAcggagcctcctcctccacctcctcctcctcaccaccaccacaagaCCCCGCCCTCCACCGCAGAGCTGGAGCGACTCTGGAAAGAGCTGCAG ctgagGAACAAGCTGAACCAGGACCAGGGCgccaggctgcagcagcagagagacggtCTGAACAAGAGGAACCTGGAGGTGGCGGCGATGGACCGGCGGCTGGCTGAGCTCCGGCAGCGGCTCTGGAAGAAGAAGGCCGCCCTGCAGCAGAAGGAGAACCTGCCG GTGGCCTCGGATGGCGGCGCCCCTCAGCTTGGCGTGGGCTCCAGGGTGGCGGCGGTGGGGCCGTACATTCAGTTGTCCTCCGTGACGAGACCTCAGGAGCCTCCTATGAAGGCGGCGTACCCAGACGGCACGGCCACTCTGCCGATGCCCGACTCGTCCCTGAAGCCGCCACCCCGACCCGTCAAACCGGCCTCAG GTTTCATCTCCTCAAAGATAAACAAACTCTCCGACTGGAACTCTGGAGCACTTCCTGAATCCAGAGGAGGTCACGGCCACGCCTCCACCCTGCCTCGCATGTCCAGCCTCAGCCGCCGCTACTCAG GTGGTGAGACCCTCACAGACCAGACGGGCCCTCCAGTGTCCGACATCCTGCCTCCTGTCCCGTCACGGACCAGTCACACCTCTGAAAACCTGCTCAGGGACAATCag GCCTCTGGTAAAGGTCTGTCCAAGACGGCGGCGCCACCTCCAGTTCCCAGTAAGCCCAAACCGTATTCCTCGTCCGGCCCACCAACCTTCTCCAAGTCCACTTACAGCACCGGGACCTTCCCTGGTAAGGCCCGGCCGGTCGGGGGCCACCTCCGGGCTCTGGGCGTCCTCTCTAGCCACTGCAACACGCTCCCCCTGCCCAACAAGCAGGAGACCCCTCCGGCCGCCACCGTCCGCCCGTACACCCCTGACCTCTCGGAAGGCCCCCTTCCGGTGCTGCAGAAGCCCCAGACTGTGGCGGCTTCATCCATCTACTCCATGTACACCCAGCAGGCCACGCTGGGGAAGGGCTACCAGCCAGGGGGCCAGGGCACGCTACCCCGCACTCAGCCCCGAG TGTACGGGAAACCGGTCCTCCCAGCCAGCGGGGGGCAGCAGCAGTCTGTCGCCTCAGACATCACTGCCCTGAATTCTGGGTCCAATGTGTCCAACGAGGCTGACAACAGTTGCCTGGGTAACGGCGAAGGTGTCAGTGGAGAGACGGCAGAGCGTGCCACGCCTCGACCGCTCAGCCCCACCAAGCTCCTCCCCTTCCTGTCCAACCCTCACAGGAACCCCAGCGACGCCGACCTGGAGGCCCTGCGCCGCCGGCTGCACCACGCCCCCCGGCCCCTGAAGAAGCGAAGCTCCATCACAGAGCCCGAGGGCCCGGCTGGACCCAACATCCAGAAGCTGCTCTACCAGAAGACCACTCTAGCTGCCATGGAAACCATCCCCATGGAGACAGTCGGTCCAGGAGGGACCTACATTCAGCCCGGAGTTCACGAGGACAGGATGGGCGGCATGGATGTAACATCCAGGGTCGACGACGACACGGGAGCTGGCTACATCCAGCTGTTCGCCGAGAGCCCAGAggactctctgactccgcccccccTGCTGCCGCGCTCACCCATCTCTGACCCCGCCTCCTGCCGCTCCCTGTGCCCCCCtctggaggacaaggaggaggaggaggaagggggttgTCCGGCCTTAGTCCATCACTTTCTAGAGGAGTTCCCTCCTTACCCGCCCCCACCGTACCCCAGCTGTGAGGAGGCGGAGCAGGGAGACGACGCTCTTCAGCCGCCGGAGGTGACGGGGCAGGTCACAGCGCCGCCG GGTAAGAGGTCGATCCTCCGCAAAGTCAACTCGGAGCGGATCAACCACGGCCTGCGGGTCAAGTTCAACCCTCTGGCCCTCCTGCTGGACTCTTCTCTGGAGGGCGAGTACGACCTTGTGCAGAGGGTCATCTATGAC ATCTCAGCAATGGAGGTG GTGGACGACCCCAGCATGCCGAACGACGAGGGCATCACTGCGCTGCACAACGCTGTCTGCGCCGGCCACACGGAGATCGTCAAGTTTCTGGTTCAGTTTGGCGTCAACGTCAACGCTGCCGACAGTGACGGCTG GACTCCGCTTCACTGCGCCGCCTCTTGTAACAACGTTCAGGTCTGTAAGTTCCTGGTGGAGTCGGGGGCGGCCGTGTTCGCCACCACCTACAGTGACTTGCAAACCGCTGCCGACAAATGTGAAGAAATGGAGGAGGGCTACGCACAGTGCTCCCAATTCCTCTACG GAGTTCAGGAGAAGATGGGCGTGATGAACCGCGGCGTGGTGTACGCCCTGTGGGACTACGAGCCTCAGGGCGGCGACGAGCTCGGCTTCGGCGAGGGCGACTGCATGACGGTGCTGAGGCgggaggatgaggtggagaCGGACTGGTGGTGGGCGCGATGTGGCGACCACGAGGGCTACATCCCCCGCAACCTGCTGGGG
- the LOC118312786 gene encoding apoptosis-stimulating of p53 protein 2-like isoform X11 has protein sequence MTGLFQQKQRELLAAVARVEELSDQLEELRSNRTEPPPPPPPPHHHHKTPPSTAELERLWKELQLRNKLNQDQGARLQQQRDGLNKRNLEVAAMDRRLAELRQRLWKKKAALQQKENLPVASDGGAPQLGVGSRVAAVGPYIQLSSVTRPQEPPMKAAYPDGTATLPMPDSSLKPPPRPVKPASGFISSKINKLSDWNSGALPESRGGHGHASTLPRMSSLSRRYSGGETLTDQTGPPVSDILPPVPSRTSHTSENLLRDNQASGKGLSKTAAPPPVPSKPKPYSSSGPPTFSKSTYSTGTFPGKARPVGGHLRALGVLSSHCNTLPLPNKQETPPAATVRPYTPDLSEGPLPVLQKPQTVAASSIYSMYTQQATLGKGYQPGGQGTLPRTQPRVYGKPVLPASGGQQQSVASDITALNSGSNVSNEADNSCLGNGEGVSGETAERATPRPLSPTKLLPFLSNPHRNPSDADLEALRRRLHHAPRPLKKRSSITEPEGPAGPNIQKLLYQKTTLAAMETIPMETVGPGGTYIQPGVHEDRMGGMDVTSRVDDDTGAGYIQLFAESPEDSLTPPPLLPRSPISDPASCRSLCPPLEDKEEEEEGGCPALVHHFLEEFPPYPPPPYPSCEEAEQGDDALQPPEVTGQVTAPPGKRSILRKVNSERINHGLRVKFNPLALLLDSSLEGEYDLVQRVIYDISAMEVVDDPSMPNDEGITALHNAVCAGHTEIVKFLVQFGVNVNAADSDGWTPLHCAASCNNVQVCKFLVESGAAVFATTYSDLQTAADKCEEMEEGYAQCSQFLYGVQEKMGVMNRGVVYALWDYEPQGGDELGFGEGDCMTVLRREDEVETDWWWARCGDHEGYIPRNLLGLYLRIKPRQRSLA, from the exons ATGACCGGCCTGTTCcagcagaagcagagggagCTGCTGGCGGCGGTGGCGAgggtggaggagctgagcgaccagctggaggagctgcggaGCAACAGGAcggagcctcctcctccacctcctcctcctcaccaccaccacaagaCCCCGCCCTCCACCGCAGAGCTGGAGCGACTCTGGAAAGAGCTGCAG ctgagGAACAAGCTGAACCAGGACCAGGGCgccaggctgcagcagcagagagacggtCTGAACAAGAGGAACCTGGAGGTGGCGGCGATGGACCGGCGGCTGGCTGAGCTCCGGCAGCGGCTCTGGAAGAAGAAGGCCGCCCTGCAGCAGAAGGAGAACCTGCCG GTGGCCTCGGATGGCGGCGCCCCTCAGCTTGGCGTGGGCTCCAGGGTGGCGGCGGTGGGGCCGTACATTCAGTTGTCCTCCGTGACGAGACCTCAGGAGCCTCCTATGAAGGCGGCGTACCCAGACGGCACGGCCACTCTGCCGATGCCCGACTCGTCCCTGAAGCCGCCACCCCGACCCGTCAAACCGGCCTCAG GTTTCATCTCCTCAAAGATAAACAAACTCTCCGACTGGAACTCTGGAGCACTTCCTGAATCCAGAGGAGGTCACGGCCACGCCTCCACCCTGCCTCGCATGTCCAGCCTCAGCCGCCGCTACTCAG GTGGTGAGACCCTCACAGACCAGACGGGCCCTCCAGTGTCCGACATCCTGCCTCCTGTCCCGTCACGGACCAGTCACACCTCTGAAAACCTGCTCAGGGACAATCag GCCTCTGGTAAAGGTCTGTCCAAGACGGCGGCGCCACCTCCAGTTCCCAGTAAGCCCAAACCGTATTCCTCGTCCGGCCCACCAACCTTCTCCAAGTCCACTTACAGCACCGGGACCTTCCCTGGTAAGGCCCGGCCGGTCGGGGGCCACCTCCGGGCTCTGGGCGTCCTCTCTAGCCACTGCAACACGCTCCCCCTGCCCAACAAGCAGGAGACCCCTCCGGCCGCCACCGTCCGCCCGTACACCCCTGACCTCTCGGAAGGCCCCCTTCCGGTGCTGCAGAAGCCCCAGACTGTGGCGGCTTCATCCATCTACTCCATGTACACCCAGCAGGCCACGCTGGGGAAGGGCTACCAGCCAGGGGGCCAGGGCACGCTACCCCGCACTCAGCCCCGAG TGTACGGGAAACCGGTCCTCCCAGCCAGCGGGGGGCAGCAGCAGTCTGTCGCCTCAGACATCACTGCCCTGAATTCTGGGTCCAATGTGTCCAACGAGGCTGACAACAGTTGCCTGGGTAACGGCGAAGGTGTCAGTGGAGAGACGGCAGAGCGTGCCACGCCTCGACCGCTCAGCCCCACCAAGCTCCTCCCCTTCCTGTCCAACCCTCACAGGAACCCCAGCGACGCCGACCTGGAGGCCCTGCGCCGCCGGCTGCACCACGCCCCCCGGCCCCTGAAGAAGCGAAGCTCCATCACAGAGCCCGAGGGCCCGGCTGGACCCAACATCCAGAAGCTGCTCTACCAGAAGACCACTCTAGCTGCCATGGAAACCATCCCCATGGAGACAGTCGGTCCAGGAGGGACCTACATTCAGCCCGGAGTTCACGAGGACAGGATGGGCGGCATGGATGTAACATCCAGGGTCGACGACGACACGGGAGCTGGCTACATCCAGCTGTTCGCCGAGAGCCCAGAggactctctgactccgcccccccTGCTGCCGCGCTCACCCATCTCTGACCCCGCCTCCTGCCGCTCCCTGTGCCCCCCtctggaggacaaggaggaggaggaggaagggggttgTCCGGCCTTAGTCCATCACTTTCTAGAGGAGTTCCCTCCTTACCCGCCCCCACCGTACCCCAGCTGTGAGGAGGCGGAGCAGGGAGACGACGCTCTTCAGCCGCCGGAGGTGACGGGGCAGGTCACAGCGCCGCCG GGTAAGAGGTCGATCCTCCGCAAAGTCAACTCGGAGCGGATCAACCACGGCCTGCGGGTCAAGTTCAACCCTCTGGCCCTCCTGCTGGACTCTTCTCTGGAGGGCGAGTACGACCTTGTGCAGAGGGTCATCTATGAC ATCTCAGCAATGGAGGTG GTGGACGACCCCAGCATGCCGAACGACGAGGGCATCACTGCGCTGCACAACGCTGTCTGCGCCGGCCACACGGAGATCGTCAAGTTTCTGGTTCAGTTTGGCGTCAACGTCAACGCTGCCGACAGTGACGGCTG GACTCCGCTTCACTGCGCCGCCTCTTGTAACAACGTTCAGGTCTGTAAGTTCCTGGTGGAGTCGGGGGCGGCCGTGTTCGCCACCACCTACAGTGACTTGCAAACCGCTGCCGACAAATGTGAAGAAATGGAGGAGGGCTACGCACAGTGCTCCCAATTCCTCTACG GAGTTCAGGAGAAGATGGGCGTGATGAACCGCGGCGTGGTGTACGCCCTGTGGGACTACGAGCCTCAGGGCGGCGACGAGCTCGGCTTCGGCGAGGGCGACTGCATGACGGTGCTGAGGCgggaggatgaggtggagaCGGACTGGTGGTGGGCGCGATGTGGCGACCACGAGGGCTACATCCCCCGCAACCTGCTGGGG